The following DNA comes from Abditibacteriota bacterium.
ATATAGACCCCGAGAGGCTTGATTTTATCTACAGGGCAGTGACCAAGATCAAGAAAAAGGGCCACTATCCCTGCAGGATAAAGAAGTATTCCAACAGACGGTCGGCCCTCCGGGACGCCGACGGCGTGGTGTGCACCATCCTGCAGGGCGGCGTGGACATATTCAAGTCCGACATAGAGATACCCATGAAATACGGGGTCAACACCAACATAGGCGACACCAGAGGCCCCTCGGGCATTTTCCGCGCTCTGAGGACCATACCCGTCATGCTGGACATCTGCAAGGACATCAGCGAGGTGTGCCCCAAGGCCATATTTCTCAACTATACCAATCCTATGGCCATGCTGTGCAACGCCATGCAGAAGGCCTATCCTCAG
Coding sequences within:
- a CDS encoding alpha-glucosidase/alpha-galactosidase, yielding MPRIITFIGAGSFGFTRGLVKDILTFPKLADAEIRLMDIDPERLDFIYRAVTKIKKKGHYPCRIKKYSNRRSALRDADGVVCTILQGGVDIFKSDIEIPMKYGVNTNIGDTRGPSGIFRALRTIPVMLDICKDISEVCPKAIFLNYTNPMAMLCNAMQKAYPQ